In Streptomyces capitiformicae, one genomic interval encodes:
- a CDS encoding fatty acyl-AMP ligase — MAAHASNHPQRTAYRYLVSGDSDGEVQDISYARLAGRSRAIAAWLQDRGLSGARAILLYPPGLEFICGYLGCLSAGVVAVPGVPPQGRSQNHRALTRMKRLIADADAKVILGGRDVVAALGTMAEHLPELDGITRVVTEDIPDDLAGSWREPDLTADSVAFLQYTSGSTSAPRGVMVTHGNLLDNERVIAERMGHTPDAIAAYDNELFVSWLPVYHDMGLIGPVLNTVYMGATSTLFSPLHFLQRPTRWLTAVSRFQPHTSGAPNFAFELSLKHATPDFVDGLDLSRWRVAFNGAEPVRAATLRRFTETFAPAGFRHEAHYPCYGLAEATLMVSGSTVDAPPVLVEASGTAPHGGSADAAAVGSGRLGPGMTVVIADPELREGLPEGEVGEIWVGGASVAKGYWRNALATRETFRATLTDPPVGQERRFLRTGDLGFLRDGELFVTGRLKDLMVIDGRNHYPQDLELSAEMSHPALRPGCTAAFSLDTAAEGGAEGGVGGEQPVLVAEVAPEDAGEAEKIIDTVRGAIGEAHGLAVRDVVLIHPGTIPKTSSGKIQRNATRAAYLDGSLSVVGTPATT, encoded by the coding sequence ATGGCCGCGCACGCCTCGAACCATCCCCAGCGCACCGCCTACCGCTACCTCGTCAGCGGTGACAGCGACGGTGAGGTTCAGGACATCTCGTACGCGCGCCTGGCCGGCCGCTCTCGGGCCATCGCCGCCTGGCTGCAGGACCGGGGACTGTCCGGTGCCCGCGCCATCCTGCTCTACCCGCCCGGCCTCGAGTTCATCTGCGGCTACCTCGGCTGCCTCTCGGCCGGTGTCGTCGCCGTACCCGGCGTACCCCCGCAGGGACGGTCGCAGAACCACCGCGCCCTGACCCGGATGAAGCGCCTCATCGCCGACGCCGACGCCAAGGTGATCCTGGGCGGCCGGGACGTCGTGGCCGCGCTCGGCACCATGGCGGAGCACCTTCCCGAACTCGACGGGATCACCCGCGTCGTCACCGAGGACATACCCGACGACCTGGCAGGCTCCTGGCGGGAACCGGACCTCACCGCGGACTCGGTCGCCTTCCTCCAGTACACCTCCGGCTCCACCTCCGCCCCGCGCGGCGTCATGGTCACCCACGGGAACCTGCTCGACAACGAGCGGGTCATCGCCGAACGGATGGGCCACACCCCGGACGCGATCGCCGCGTACGACAACGAACTGTTCGTCAGCTGGCTGCCCGTCTACCACGACATGGGCCTCATCGGCCCGGTCCTGAACACGGTCTACATGGGCGCCACCAGCACCCTCTTCTCGCCGCTGCACTTCCTCCAGCGGCCCACGCGCTGGCTGACCGCCGTCAGCCGCTTCCAGCCGCACACCAGCGGTGCCCCCAACTTCGCCTTCGAGCTGAGCCTGAAGCACGCCACCCCCGACTTCGTCGACGGCCTGGACCTCAGCCGCTGGAGGGTCGCCTTCAACGGCGCCGAACCCGTACGCGCCGCAACCCTGCGCCGTTTCACCGAGACCTTCGCCCCGGCCGGCTTCCGTCACGAGGCCCACTACCCCTGCTACGGCCTGGCCGAGGCCACCCTCATGGTCAGCGGAAGCACCGTCGACGCCCCGCCCGTCCTGGTCGAGGCGAGCGGCACCGCACCGCACGGGGGCTCGGCGGACGCGGCGGCCGTCGGCTCCGGGCGGCTCGGCCCCGGCATGACCGTGGTCATCGCCGACCCCGAACTGCGGGAGGGACTGCCTGAAGGTGAGGTCGGCGAGATCTGGGTCGGCGGCGCCAGCGTGGCCAAGGGCTACTGGCGCAACGCCCTCGCCACCCGCGAGACCTTCCGTGCCACCCTCACCGACCCTCCTGTCGGCCAAGAGCGCCGTTTCCTGCGCACCGGCGACCTCGGGTTCCTGCGCGACGGCGAACTGTTCGTCACCGGCCGCCTCAAGGACCTCATGGTCATCGACGGACGCAACCACTACCCGCAGGACCTGGAACTCTCCGCCGAGATGTCCCACCCCGCCCTGCGACCCGGCTGCACCGCCGCGTTCTCCCTGGACACCGCGGCGGAGGGCGGGGCGGAAGGCGGCGTGGGAGGCGAGCAGCCCGTCCTCGTCGCCGAGGTCGCCCCGGAGGACGCGGGTGAGGCCGAGAAGATCATCGACACGGTCCGCGGCGCGATCGGCGAGGCCCACGGCCTGGCGGTACGCGATGTCGTGCTGATCCACCCCGGCACGATCCCGAAGACGTCCAGCGGGAAGATCCAGCGCAACGCCACCCGCGCCGCGTACCTCGACGGCAGCCTCTCGGTGGTCGGAACACCCGCCACGACCTGA
- a CDS encoding aldo/keto reductase, with translation MEERVFGRSGHQASVVGLGTWQLGADWGDVDDKEALAVLEAAVESGVTFFDTADVYGDGRSEQTIATFLRTRPELDVFVATKMGRRMDQIPENYVLDNFRAWNDRSRRNLGVDRLDLVQLHCPPTPVYSSDEVFDALDTLVAEERIAAYGVSVESCAEALTAIARPNVASVQIILNPFRMKPLLDVLPAAEKAGVAIIARVPLASGLLSGKYTKDTVFAENDHRTYNRHGESFDQGETFSGVDYETGVEAAVEFAALAPEGFTPAQLALRWIIQLPGVTTVIPGARTPEQARANAAAAALPALSDETLTAIRDLYDRRVKEQVEGRW, from the coding sequence ATGGAAGAACGCGTATTCGGTAGGTCGGGTCACCAGGCATCCGTCGTCGGTCTCGGCACATGGCAGCTCGGCGCCGACTGGGGAGACGTCGACGACAAGGAAGCCCTGGCGGTGCTGGAGGCGGCGGTCGAGTCGGGGGTGACCTTCTTCGACACGGCCGATGTGTACGGGGACGGGCGCAGCGAGCAGACCATCGCCACGTTCCTGCGCACCAGGCCCGAGCTCGATGTCTTCGTCGCGACGAAGATGGGCCGTCGCATGGACCAGATCCCCGAGAACTATGTCCTCGACAACTTCCGGGCCTGGAACGACCGGTCCCGGCGCAACCTCGGCGTGGACCGTCTCGACCTGGTCCAGCTGCACTGCCCGCCGACGCCGGTCTATTCGTCGGACGAGGTGTTCGACGCCCTGGACACCCTCGTGGCGGAGGAGCGCATCGCCGCGTACGGCGTCAGCGTGGAGTCCTGCGCCGAGGCGCTGACGGCGATCGCCCGGCCGAACGTGGCGAGCGTGCAGATCATCCTGAACCCGTTCCGTATGAAGCCGCTGCTGGACGTGCTCCCGGCGGCCGAGAAGGCGGGCGTCGCGATCATCGCCCGGGTGCCGCTGGCCTCCGGGCTGCTGTCGGGCAAGTACACCAAGGACACGGTGTTCGCCGAGAACGACCATCGCACGTACAACCGGCACGGTGAGTCCTTCGACCAGGGCGAGACCTTCTCGGGCGTCGACTACGAGACGGGTGTCGAGGCCGCGGTCGAGTTCGCCGCGCTCGCCCCCGAGGGGTTCACCCCGGCTCAGCTGGCGCTGCGCTGGATCATTCAGCTGCCGGGTGTCACGACCGTGATCCCCGGTGCCCGTACGCCCGAGCAGGCGCGGGCCAACGCGGCCGCCGCCGCGCTTCCGGCCCTGTCCGACGAGACCCTGACGGCGATCCGGGATCTGTACGACCGCCGTGTCAAGGAGCAGGTTGAGGGCCGCTGGTAG
- a CDS encoding FAD-dependent oxidoreductase — MPRPLRVAIVGAGPAGIYAADALLKSDVATEPGVSIDLFERMPAPFGLIRYGVAPDHPRIKGIITALHQVLDKPQIRLFGNVDYPTDINLDDLRAFYDAVIFSTGATADRSLDIPGIDLDGSYGAADFVSWYDGHPDVPRTWPLEAEKVAVLGVGNVALDVARILAKTADELLPTEIPPNVYDGLKANKALEVHVFGRRGPAQAKFSPMELRELDHSPNIEVIVDPEDIDYDDGSIATRRGNKQADMVAKTLENWAIRDVGDRPHKLFLHFFESPTEILGEDGKVVGLRTERTALDGTGNVKGTGEFKDWDVTGIYRAVGYLSDKLPKLPWDVESGTVPDEGGRVIEETGAHLQSMYVTGWIRRGPVGLIGHTKGDANETVSNLLDDFANGRLHEPSAPAPEAVDAFFAERDVRFTTWEGWYKLDAAEKALGEPQGRERVKIVEREDMLRSSGA; from the coding sequence ATGCCCCGCCCTCTGCGGGTAGCCATTGTCGGTGCCGGACCCGCCGGGATCTACGCCGCCGACGCGCTGCTGAAGTCCGACGTGGCCACCGAGCCCGGAGTGTCCATCGACCTCTTCGAGCGGATGCCCGCCCCGTTCGGACTGATCCGTTACGGCGTGGCCCCCGACCACCCCCGCATCAAGGGCATCATCACGGCCCTGCACCAGGTGCTCGACAAGCCGCAGATCCGTCTCTTCGGCAACGTCGACTACCCGACGGACATCAACCTGGACGACCTGCGCGCGTTCTACGACGCCGTGATCTTCTCCACGGGCGCCACGGCCGACCGCTCGCTCGACATCCCCGGCATCGACCTCGACGGCTCGTACGGCGCGGCCGACTTCGTCTCCTGGTACGACGGCCACCCCGACGTCCCGCGCACCTGGCCGCTGGAGGCGGAGAAGGTCGCCGTCCTCGGTGTCGGCAATGTCGCCCTCGACGTGGCCCGCATCCTCGCCAAGACGGCGGACGAGCTGCTGCCGACCGAGATCCCGCCGAACGTCTACGACGGGCTCAAGGCCAACAAGGCCCTGGAGGTCCACGTCTTCGGCCGCCGTGGCCCGGCACAGGCGAAGTTCAGCCCTATGGAGCTGCGGGAGCTGGACCACTCCCCCAACATCGAGGTCATCGTCGACCCCGAGGACATCGACTACGACGACGGCTCGATCGCGACCCGGCGCGGCAACAAGCAGGCCGACATGGTCGCCAAGACCCTGGAGAACTGGGCGATCCGCGACGTCGGCGACCGCCCGCACAAGCTGTTCCTGCACTTCTTCGAGTCGCCCACCGAGATCCTCGGCGAGGACGGCAAGGTCGTCGGCCTGCGCACCGAGCGCACCGCCCTCGACGGCACCGGCAACGTCAAGGGCACCGGCGAGTTCAAGGACTGGGACGTCACCGGGATCTACCGCGCGGTCGGCTACCTCTCGGACAAGCTGCCCAAGCTGCCCTGGGACGTCGAGTCGGGCACCGTGCCGGACGAGGGCGGCCGGGTCATCGAGGAGACCGGCGCGCACCTGCAGTCGATGTACGTCACCGGGTGGATCCGGCGCGGCCCCGTGGGCCTCATCGGCCACACCAAGGGCGACGCCAACGAGACGGTCTCCAACCTGCTGGACGACTTCGCGAACGGCCGGCTGCACGAGCCCAGTGCCCCGGCGCCGGAGGCCGTGGACGCGTTCTTCGCGGAGCGGGACGTCCGCTTCACGACGTGGGAGGGCTGGTACAAGCTCGACGCCGCCGAGAAGGCGCTGGGTGAGCCGCAGGGGCGTGAGCGCGTGAAGATCGTGGAGCGGGAGGACATGCTGCGGTCCAGCGGAGCGTAA
- a CDS encoding DUF1152 domain-containing protein: MFSLQQPGLFTRLGDAPRILVAGAGGGFDVYAGLPLALALRSAGKEVHLANLSFADLYGLDLDVWLDQDVAAIGPDTTARGDYFPERTLAQWLHLHRLPATVYALSRTGVAPLRDAYRALLKHLGGVDAIVLVDGGTDILMRGDEHGLGTPEEDMASLGAVAGLDEVPHRLVACLGFGVDAYHGVNHSLVLENLAALERDGAYLGAFSLPRDSREGALYLDAVAHAQRCTPDHPSIVNGSVAAAVRGDFGDVRFTERTRDSELFINPLMALYFCVDAVGLARRNLYLDRLERTTLTRQISSIIAEFRDELPRQRPPRAFPH, encoded by the coding sequence GTGTTCTCCCTCCAACAGCCCGGCCTCTTCACGCGACTCGGCGACGCACCGCGGATACTCGTCGCCGGCGCCGGTGGCGGTTTCGACGTCTACGCCGGCCTTCCGCTGGCTCTCGCCCTGCGCTCGGCGGGCAAAGAGGTCCATCTCGCCAATCTCTCCTTCGCCGATCTGTACGGCCTGGACCTGGATGTGTGGCTGGACCAGGACGTCGCGGCCATCGGCCCGGACACCACGGCCCGGGGCGACTACTTCCCCGAGCGCACCCTCGCCCAGTGGCTCCACCTGCACCGGCTGCCCGCCACGGTGTACGCCCTCTCCCGTACAGGAGTCGCGCCGCTCAGGGACGCCTACCGCGCGCTCCTGAAGCACCTCGGCGGGGTCGACGCCATCGTGCTGGTGGACGGCGGTACGGACATCCTGATGCGCGGCGACGAGCACGGACTGGGCACCCCGGAGGAGGACATGGCCAGCCTGGGCGCAGTCGCCGGACTGGACGAGGTCCCGCACCGGCTCGTGGCGTGCCTCGGCTTCGGCGTGGACGCCTACCACGGGGTCAACCACTCACTGGTCCTGGAGAACCTGGCCGCGCTGGAGCGCGACGGCGCCTACCTCGGCGCGTTCTCGCTGCCGCGCGACAGCCGCGAGGGCGCCCTGTACCTGGACGCGGTGGCGCACGCCCAGCGGTGCACACCGGACCATCCGAGCATCGTCAACGGTTCCGTCGCGGCCGCCGTACGCGGTGACTTCGGTGACGTCCGGTTCACCGAGCGGACCCGGGACAGCGAGCTGTTCATCAACCCGCTGATGGCGCTGTACTTCTGCGTGGACGCGGTCGGCCTCGCCCGCCGCAACCTCTACCTCGACCGGCTGGAGAGGACCACGCTCACGCGGCAGATCAGCTCGATCATCGCCGAGTTCCGCGACGAACTGCCCCGGCAGCGCCCACCTCGCGCCTTCCCGCACTGA